A window of the Butyricimonas faecalis genome harbors these coding sequences:
- a CDS encoding conjugal transfer protein TraO gives MKRAIFILTLGLCLLLSDGAHAQRALPAMRGLEIRGGMADGFYTRDSRSETGYWFGLAMSRYAKNADKWVFGAEFLNRYYPYKSERIPVAQFTAEGGYYYKFLADPSRTFFFYLGGSALAGYESVNRGERRLYDGSTLRHRDRFLYGGAVTLEVDAYLTDRIILSLTGRERILWGTTTGHFHAQFGLGVKFIIH, from the coding sequence ATGAAACGGGCGATATTCATTCTCACGCTGGGGTTATGCCTCCTCCTTTCGGACGGGGCGCACGCCCAGCGTGCCCTGCCCGCCATGCGCGGGCTGGAAATACGGGGAGGCATGGCCGACGGCTTCTATACCCGGGACAGCCGCAGCGAAACGGGCTACTGGTTCGGGCTGGCCATGAGCCGCTACGCGAAGAATGCCGACAAGTGGGTGTTCGGCGCGGAGTTCCTGAACCGTTATTACCCCTACAAGTCGGAACGTATCCCGGTGGCGCAGTTCACGGCCGAGGGAGGTTACTATTACAAGTTCCTCGCCGACCCGTCCAGGACTTTTTTCTTCTACCTCGGCGGCTCGGCGCTGGCCGGTTACGAGAGTGTGAACCGGGGCGAAAGGCGGCTCTATGACGGCTCTACGCTCCGCCACCGCGACCGTTTCCTCTATGGCGGGGCCGTCACGCTGGAGGTCGATGCGTACCTGACCGACAGGATTATCCTCTCGCTGACGGGGCGTGAGCGTATCCTATGGGGCACTACAACGGGACATTTCCACGCGCAGTTCGGCCTGGGCGTGAAATTCATAATCCATTAA
- the traN gene encoding conjugative transposon protein TraN: MKKILLALAFIGCMFAAHAQEKPSTGDLYDGLTRPLTFNRVIPPYALEVTFSKTVHVIFPSAIRYVDLGSSDLLAAKADGTENVLRVKAALRDFSRESNLSVITEDGAYYSFNVKYADEPVKLSVEMADFLHDGEAVNRPNNALDIYLQELGCESPLLVKLIMQSIYKNDRREIKHIGCKRFGVQYLLKGIYVHNDLLYFHLQLKNSSNVPFNVDYLTFKITDKKVAKRTAIQEQVVWPVRAYNNVQVIGGKRTERMVFTLPKFTLADDKQLVVELHEQQGGRHQTFTVENADLVRARVINELKVK; this comes from the coding sequence ATGAAAAAGATTCTTCTGGCACTCGCTTTTATCGGGTGCATGTTCGCTGCCCACGCGCAGGAAAAGCCCTCCACGGGCGATTTGTACGACGGTCTTACCCGTCCGCTGACTTTCAACCGGGTTATCCCGCCCTACGCGCTGGAGGTGACGTTCAGCAAGACCGTGCATGTGATTTTCCCCTCGGCCATCCGTTACGTCGATCTGGGGTCTTCGGATCTTCTGGCGGCGAAAGCCGATGGCACGGAAAACGTGCTGCGTGTAAAGGCGGCCCTGCGTGATTTCTCGCGCGAGAGCAACCTTTCGGTCATTACCGAGGACGGGGCCTATTACAGCTTCAATGTCAAGTATGCCGACGAGCCGGTGAAACTGTCGGTCGAGATGGCGGACTTCCTGCATGACGGGGAGGCGGTAAACCGCCCCAATAACGCGCTGGACATCTATTTGCAGGAGTTGGGATGCGAATCTCCGCTGCTGGTCAAACTGATCATGCAGTCCATTTACAAGAATGACCGCCGCGAGATCAAGCATATCGGTTGCAAGCGTTTCGGGGTACAATACCTCCTCAAAGGTATCTACGTGCATAACGACCTGCTTTATTTCCACCTCCAACTGAAAAACTCCTCCAACGTGCCTTTCAACGTGGACTACCTGACGTTCAAGATTACGGACAAGAAGGTGGCCAAACGCACGGCCATCCAGGAGCAGGTCGTATGGCCCGTGCGTGCGTACAACAACGTGCAGGTCATCGGCGGCAAGCGTACCGAGCGCATGGTCTTCACGCTCCCGAAGTTCACGCTGGCCGACGACAAGCAGCTGGTCGTGGAACTGCACGAGCAGCAGGGCGGGCGACACCAGACTTTCACGGTGGAGAATGCCGACCTGGTGCGCGCACGTGTTATCAACGAGTTAAAGGTAAAGTGA